The following DNA comes from Sorex araneus isolate mSorAra2 chromosome 5, mSorAra2.pri, whole genome shotgun sequence.
ggccacagcccaTAGTACTTGAGAGAGACTCTTGATTAGGATCCCTGAAGTGCTGTGGGCATCgtatggtgccaggaactgagcccagggtctcacatatacaaaataaatgctttgacattaagtcacatccctggcctctcagcaaatatttattgagtatacCATGTAGCTGGCTTGGTGCTACATACCAGGGCATCTAACCAGGAGCAGATAGACAAGGCCTCTGCCTTCACAACTCACAAATTAGTAGGGAAACAGATCCTATGTGTACAGAGAGAAAACATCTTTTAAAGACTGCTGGGGGTGGCATTTTAGGACTCCTCGGAAGAATGATCAGGGAATGATATTGGCGCCAAGACTATCCTGATGAGAAGTGGTCAGTTATAGAAAATGccgggggttggggttggaattttgttgctttaaaaaaaaactgggggggggggctggagcaatagcacagtgggtagggtgtttggcttgcatgcggccaacccgggttcaattcccagcatcccatatggtcccctgagcaccgccaggggtgattcctgagtgcagagtcaggatcacacctgagcatcgccaggtatgacccaaaaagacaaaaaaattgggggggccacatctggcagtgtttaggacttactcctggttatgtcctcagggatcactcctggtggtgcccaggggaccacaggtactgctggggatcaaatatgggttgattgtgtgtgcagggcaagcaccttaacccctgtactctgtgGCCCCACGTTTGGAGTTTTCTAAGAACAGTAAGGAGAATGTACGCATGACTGAAGCAAGTTTCGAGGTGTGGGATGGGGAAGTGGGTGAGGGGCAACTCTGCAGAACCTGAAAGATTATAGGGCTAAGAGCAGCAAAGGGGCCCgtgggatagcacagtgggtagggggtttgcctcgcatgcaactgacttgggtttgatccctggggagcactgctgggaatgacccttgagtgcagagccaggagtaatccctgagcactgatgtcaTGCCTCccacacaaaaacaaattaacaaaaagaGCAGTAGAGAGTCTTGGGGAGGTGGCATTTAAGAAGGggcactttaattttattttttgtatgtttgttgtttgttttctcacCATCCCTGACTTGCGTGCggtcagggctctgctcaggaatcactcctggtggtgctcaggggaccatatggggtgccaaggatggaatggAATGAAGCAGTATGGGCCCCATGTTTAAGGCTTTCGGAGAacttgctggggtgggggaaacagAAGGGGAGTCTGACCACCACAGGAGGGAAGAGGGGATGTGAAGAGTGAATATACTTAGGATTATTTTGGAGATAGAGGCCAGGGAACTTCCTATGGCCTGGGTCCCAGTGCCAAGAATTTAAGAAACACTAAATACTTGTCCCATGAGTGATTGAAGGCAACTGCTACCTTGGTGCCAGGTTCTtgagcgcccccccccacacacacaccccgtacAAGATGTCTACAAAGATCACCCAGGACCTACACTCTCCACCTCTATCCCAGAGGCCAGGCAGAACCAGAGAACATGTGCACCGAGGAGGGCTTCACACAAACAGGCACCAGCCTTCCTTGATTTGGCGAGGGAGACACTTCTCCGTTCTCTCCATGCACGGGGGAGTGTAAGAaacagtgcaggggtgagggcccttgccttacatgtggccgaccccagatggatctccagcaccacctatggtccccggagcacacacacgaggagtaagtcctgagcaccgccgggtggggcccaacctcccctccccacaaaggAAAGCCAGGAACAGGCTCCTGGCCCCGTGGGCTGCCGCGGCAGGGAGACAGAAGCTAGGTCCTCTGGGCAGAGGCCAGTCTTCTCTGGAGCCCCTAGCGGGTGCGAGCACACAGGGCAGGGCACTGGGAGCCTGCCTCGAAGCTGACCGTGAGGAATTTTGGGTGCTTGGGAGGAGGCCCGGCTAGTGACAggagggcaggggctgagggcaggtgCTCTGGGTCCCACGGGCCTGGAGGGATCCTGCCTCGGCTCTGGGCCAAATCAATCccggggaagggaagaggaacaTTTTCTCATCTGTTTATAGGGCAATGAAGCATAGCAGTAGCCGGCCCAGTgggaggcagggctgaggccagGTGGGTGAGGCCAAGGCCCTCCCCTCCAGGGCCTCCCCCCACACGCACCAGCTGCCCCACCTAGGGCTACGCTGCCTCCCCACTAGGCCACTGGTGCTTGTCACCGTTAACACAGTCTCATTAACtagcaataaaataattatttaaaacagcCCCCTTCAGGGGCTTAACTGGAGAATCCCCGAGGAAGCCAGGCTGTGCTCCTTCGCACGTTCCACTGAGGAGCACAGAAGCCCAGAGAGCAAAGGGTCTTTCTCAaggtcactgagcactgcaggctgagctgggggtggggtgggggagcctggCTTCTCCTGGCCCCTGCAGGGTGGGTCTCCAGGATTTCTTTCATGTCTCATCAGAGGTCCCAGAGGGGGGCCCCCCCAAGGTGCTGAGGGCTGGGGCCATTGTGTCCTtcgtgggggagggcaggggataCAGGTGCACTCACTCGGCCCCAGCACAGTGCTCTGGATCCGGCTGGTGCCCTTCTCTTGCCCGGTCTctgcccccctgcctccccgGAGCCCCTCCTGGGGCGCAGGCTTGTTCTTCCCACGCCTGCCTGGGCTGACAGAGAAGTAATTTCTCTTCAACCAGCTGGATTTGAATATGGAAACAATTTGTAATTACTCCAAGTACTCCAGGCGGGCAGCCTTATCACCGGAGTGGGCCTGGAAGGACAGGAGCTCCAGGGAACAGAGGTGGGGAAGTCCTGAGGCAGGGACCACCCTCTGTGGGAGCCTTCCAGACTGTGCCTGCTTCTGCCCAGTCCCTGGGAGGTCCTGCtgcctctctccagctccctgtcaCACAGCTTCCGGCCGCATCCCGACAGCCCCCGACGGGAACCGTCAGCTATCCCCCCATCCATCTGTCCGGGAGTCCCTCACTCCGCCTTCCCATCTTTCCCAGGGTAGAAAACTTGGTGGTTGAATGCCCGGCACGGGGTCGAGAAGTCAGAGGGCTCCACGGAACGAAAACAGACCAAGGCGGCTGTCTATCTGGAGCGGCTCCTCCTGGCACTCTGCTCCCAGCTGGGTCCCGGGGAGAGGGGGAAGCCCACAGGGATCCAGCTGCATCACATCTGCAGGAGACTGCCTGGGTTTCTCTGGGCTCCAGGTCTCCAGTAGGCAAATATCATGAATATTCatgaggagggaggcaggcaggctcCCTGTAggagaggaaggggctggagatcTGGAGTGCCGGAGGCTTCTGAGGGTCTGTCCTATATTTAAGAGACGGGTCCCCAGAGTCCTGGCCACTCTCCCCACTTTTGTTCCCTTCTCCTCCTGGGGGTGGGACTTCTGCGGTAGGTGGTgctgggcctactcctggctgtgctctggaggCCACTTTAGTGCCGGGGTTGGAACCCAGGGCCAGGTAAATGATTCAGCCTCTTGAGCTCGCTCCCGGGCTCCCAGCCCGCCTCTGCCTCTTCAAGGCTTTGAACCTAGCAACCATGGTCTCCCTCCCAGTGCCCAGCAAAGGTGTGGAAGGTGGCAGGATCACCCTTGACATCCTGCAGACGACTCCGGCTTCCACAACAGCAGCTGAGCCTGCAGACCCAGGCACCTGGGGTATGTTTGAGGGTGCCCAGACAGAACCCAAGAACCTGGGCTGCCAGTGCTAGCCCAAGTCCAGGTCTACCAGGGCTCCCGCTGGGAAAAGAAGGTACtagccctcctccctgcctcctacAGCCTCATAAATCCCCTTAAGGTGACGGGTGAGATTCCTTCATCGCCCCTTATTACCTCCTTCCATTAAAGTCGATAATCTCTCACAATCACTCACAACAAATGTCACCGCGActgctggggggggagggatagagggagggagcaggggcttTCTTGGCTGCCTCTTCCTGGTACTGGGGAGAGGTGAAGGTTCCCCAGCTGTCCCAGTTTGCAATgtgacacagtgacacagtgaaggGGCATGGGTGGAGGGGAAGGATTTTCACTAGGTGGACAGGGGATGTGCTTGCTCCCCAAGTCTGCCTCTCTGCTGCTCAGAGACCATTTAGAAAGCCAGTTTCTAACCCCATCCACCCCTCACTGCAAACACGCCCCTTTCTGTCCCGTCCCTTGACCTGAGCTCCCAGATTCACCCACTTGTCTGGGaccactcccccagcccctcccgaaGTAAGTGGCGTGTCCCTGTTCTGGACTTTCAAGGCGTCAACATGTCCAGGCCACACACGAACCACCAGTTTGGGGCCCTGAGCCTTAGGCATCTATCTCCCTGGGtacttcctggagcatgtgggCACAGGCCCCACCCCACTGTCCCTACACACAGTGCCGTGCCGGGTGGGGAGGGTAGAGGCAGGTTTGCCTCTACACAAACAGATGCAACATGGGGAGgtgtggtggtgttggggggctcATCCTGGCACAAGGAGAGGCACTTGTGGGAACGGAGCAGCACTCAGGGAAGCATGGAACGCCCTGCCCATGTGTGGCATCCCCATGCCTGGGGACATGCAAGACTGCAGGATCTATGCCCAAGTATGCACCAAATTTACCACACTGCAGTGTGCATATGTGACTCCTACATAGAAGCCACCAACACACAAGCTGGTACGCTTGCTGGCTCGTGCTCCTGGAGCATCCCTACCCACAAGAACCGGCATCAAGCACTCGGGGCCTGAGCACATATGGACGCACTGTTCATGTGTGTAACACTGGTATGCACACAGCAGGCAACACTGCACACACAGGACACCTGTGTGCATCCGCATATGCAAAGTTCAGCGCTCGGAGAGGCACCTGCAAGCACGGGGATATGCAAATGCAGCGCACATGGTGTTGGAGGTGACAAATGCTTCAGCCCCCAGCGCCCGGGAGCCCCTGGCATCAGAGATGACTGGGGCGTGGGGTGTAGCTGGAGGGGCGTAGCGATCGCCTCATCCTGCGGTCCAGGAGGccgctgggggtgggaggggggaggcggcggAAGGGCGGGGGCTTACCCGGGGCTTCTCCCGCGCCGGCGCCTGGGGcccaggatggggagggggaggatgcgCCCGGCTCGGCTGGCGCTGCTCCCCCTTTAACAGGAGGCGGCGCGcatcgcccccgccccccaccccttctcccgcGGCTCCTCGCGCCCAGCTCGGCGCGcgccccctcccgggcccggCCCGCGCAGGCGCCGCGTCCCGCCTCGGCCGTCACTCGGGCCGGCGCGCGCTGCGGGCAGCGGCCGGAGCGGCCCGAGGAGCCCGgttcggcggcggcggcggcagtgcTCGGAGCCCGAGGACGAGGATGCGGCTCCGGCTTTCCGAGTCCGGGGCTGCGGCCGCCGCCCGCGAATAGGAGGCAGCGCTCGGCGCGGGCGGTGCTCGGCGCGGGGGAGCGGGGAGcgggcgcggggggtggggggcggcgcggCGAGAAGGCGGCGGCAGgagcccgcgcccggcccggcgcccgcccgccccgcgctgcTCCGCGGCGCCTCTTCTGCACCCGCCGCCCCGCGGAGCGGGAGCCTCGGCCCTCGGCGCGGCTGCCGCCAgctgccccgcgcccggcccggcccccgccgtAGGGATGGCAAACTTGCGCCCCGTGGCCGCCCCCCAccgcgccggcccccgctccTGCTGCTGACGGCGCCCAGGTGAGTGCTCGGCCCCAGACCCCGGCCCGGCGCGGCGCCCACTCTCCGCACCGCCTCGGTCGCCCCGGCGCTGCTGGATTCTCCCCCGCCCCGACCGAGTTCGctcagcacccacccacccactcgcCTCTCTTTGGGAACTTCCGAACCCGGAGTCGAGGCCCCCTGGGTCTCTGGTGaatcccgcccccgccccttctCTATGaaagccccccacctccaccgcACCCGGAGAATCCCGACCCAGACCCTACCCCCAGCCATGTCTGGAGTCTGCCCTACCTCGCCACCGCGGTCAGCCTGGATCGAGGAGGGGCACTGCGCCCCCCGCCTCGCTTAGAGCCCCTCTCCAACCTGCAGCTCGCCCCTGCCTCCCGCGGCAGCCCGGCTGTCGAGAGGCCGGACCCCGCTCCGCCCCGTCCCTCATCGCGGCCCCGAGCCCCCACGCAGCGCCCCCCCACCCGAGCCCGCATCCCTGTCTTTCCCCGCGCCTGGACCCCGACCACGCGCCCCCGTTCCTCTCCCGATCGTCCCCTCCCCCATGTCTTCCCGAGTCCCGCTCCCCCTTGCCGGTCGCTGCTGCAAGTCCCCTCCTCCTGCACCTGGACTCGAGGCCGggtcccccacctctgccccgagACCCCCCCAGCGCCCTCCAGCCGGGACCTCCGCTGGCTCCGCATCCCTGGCTCGCTGGTCCATCTTTGGGCAAGTCTCTCggtccatcccccacccccgggctcccACCCCCGGGGCCAGGACCGGGGCTCCAGGCGCGCCCTCCCGCAGCCCCGGCGGCGcgacggggcgggggcggcaggcGGTGAAGTTGGCGGCCGCTCGGGCGCCCGGCGCGGTCCGAGGGAAAGTCCTCGGCGCGGCGGCCGGTGCGGCGCGGCCCCCGGCGCTGGGGCccgcggggggaggggctccGGGCGGCGCGaggctgcccgcccgcccgctccgcCAGCTGCCGGCCGCGCGTCCTCTGGCGCCCCCTGCCCGCAGCCCGGGACCCGccgccccttccctcccacccccaggttTCCGCAGCTGGAGCGGCGGCGGTGGCTGCGGGACCGGCAGTGGGAAGTCCCTGGGGGAAGGAGGTTGGTCGGTGAGGCCGAGCCCGCCCGTCCCGGGCCCTCCGGGAGCCGGCTAGCAGGTCCTGGACGGCAGGCCacctgctggggagggggtgcggcGCGGcgagtttgggggggggggcgttatcCCAGcaccaggcggggggggggggagggcgcggggaggggagCCCTTGGGCCTTTGAGAGGTTGGAGCTGGCTGAGCTTGGACGGGTTCCTAGAGAGCCTCTGTCTGCCTGGTGTCTGCCGCGGTGGCCCTCGGGGGCAACGCTGGGCTCTGTCTGGCCTGTTCACAGCGTGGGAAAGGGGGATCCACCTGTTCCGGGGACACTCCTGGCGCCTAGGGAATGCCTCCTGGCTGCCACAGATCTGAGGGGCCCGGGGTGCTGTGCATGGTGCGTCCTGGTCTGGGGACGGTCTTCACAGGACAGGACTGATAGGttttcctccccccctccacactcCCTCcttctgctctccccaccccactcttcaGATAGATCtgcttggggtgggtggggtcccCAAAGGTACTAATGGAGCTGAGTAAGTTACTAGGAACTCAGCTGTGGTTCAGATGAACTGGGTTCAAAAGCCGCCTGACCTGGGCAAACCTGGGCAAACCACATAATGTTCTGAGCCTCAGTGCGCCCTCTGTAAAATGGGTCAGCGGTCATGCCGGCCTCAGAGCTGCAGGGAGAATGGACTATATGAGTTACTGGCATCTCGTGCTGGCCACAATGGCCAGGGTGTTGGGCCTTTCTTCTTCAAGGCCAAGGTCAGGCCCCGCTTCAGATCTCTCCAGCCTTCAGTGCCAGAGGGGCAGTGCTGTGTGCCCTCCAGTATAGAGGAGCCCGAGGACACCACCAGCCCCAGAGGTGGTGAGGCGCTCTCCCCAGGTGACCGTTGGCCCCCCACTGCTCCCCTTCTCTCCATCACCATATGCCCATGGGCCATGCGTGAGGGCAAAGCCCGGCTGTGATCTCTGAGGCCGGGTTCAAGTGTGGAGAGGTGGGATCGGGCCAGAGAAGCAGCCCTGACTGTGGTCCCTAAAGATGGGCTGCTTGTCGGGAGGGTGTCTTGGGAAATGTCACAGGAGCACAGGGGACCCAGAGGAGCCCGCACCTCCCGGGGAAGGGAGAAACCTGCACGAACTTTGCTGGGCAGTTAACTGTCACTGCAGAGCAGAGTTTGGGGCCCCGAGAGTTTGGGGAAACCTGGCTTGGGCATGAGTGACCAGAGGACGCTCTGGcgctgggggaggctgggggacgTTCTGCTGAAGGGACCTGGGCAGGCCAGTGAGGCAGGGCAGCCTGACCAAGCCTGGGTGCCACCAGGGAGCGGTGCCTGGGCCTGCAGCCCTGACATTGGGGAACAAAAGCTTTCGGTTCCTGTAGCAACCGTGGCTCCAGCTGCTGCAAAGTTCCGGGGAGGCGGGCGGAGGGCGGCTGAgtcaccgccccctcccccagccacccgCCAGCCCTCGCCCGGACTGGGGGCCGTCCCTCAGTCCCCAGCCCGCGcggagcccccaccccaaccccgccaGGGATCGGAACCCCTTGGGTGCCCCTTCCCCTCGGTCCTGCCCACCGACTTAGGCTGGGAGCCTGGGCGCGCCCTCTTGGGGGCCTGCGGACCCCGCCCCTCGGCCTGCACCGGCAGGgggtccccgcccgcccgcgtgGTGGCAGGGGCCGGCTAGGCAGCGGGGCGCAAGGGAGGCGGAGGGTGAGTGACGGGCGGGTGAATTGGAGCTGCCAGGTGGATAAACGCAAACGCGACGGATatgcgccccgccgcccccctcctcccaggccggggtgggggcagggcgaaCAGAGCTTCATCGCAGGATCCCCGGATCTCAGGATCCAGACACCCCGTCCTTGCTCCGAGGTGCCCCTCCTTCTGCTCCTAGTCAGCCCTTAGCCCCCCAGGTCTTGGCCCTTCTAGCTTCCGGAAGCTGATGCCCTTCTTGGTGCCCAAAGGGAGCCGGGGGCTGGACAGGCCTGGGGGCCTAGCCGAAAGGGTCCTTGAACAGGGGCTGGGCGTCTCAGGTTTGCTGGGGGCATGGTGAGCCAGCAGTGAAGGCAGCTCATGGCCAGAGAAGGGGTCCCCTAGATTAAGACCCAGACCAGAGAGGCCCCAGGGGCGGAGGCTGCTCATCTCCGTCAGCACTGACCTCCGCACCTGGCCTCTCTCGCTCTTCTGAGCAAAGGTGTTTGCAGCCTGCCTGCGGACCCGGCAAAGCTATTCCCTGATCCAACCCaaagcgccccccctccccagaggcaGCCACCTCTGCCTcagcaggggagcagggagagggtgaggcTCTGCCAAGGGCCAGGGAAGGGGGGGTCAGGGCCTTTGCTCAGCCTCTACTGAGGCAATCCTCGAGGCAAGGATCACGGTGTCCAAGGCTTagtcagggaaactgaggctctgggTGGGCAATCATGGCTAATTGAGCAAGACAGGgaatctccctccccccctccccacacgaACTGGGCTGTCCATGAGGCAAGGATCCTTCTAGGCCTTCTCAAAGGGAGGCATTGAGCTGCGGGCCTTATtttgtgggtgggagggacccccTCAAAGGCCTCCTGTCACAGGAGGAGTCGTGAGGGGCATGCACACTCAGAACGCAATCCTGGAATGGGGTGAAGGAGGCAGAGCGAAGAATGGGTGAGGGCAGGGTTGAGATGGGACTCAGATCGTGCCCGTGCCGTGGGGCCATGGAATAGGGAGCAGAGGAGGCCCCAGAGGGTGGAGCTGGGGGGGCTGAGCACCCCGCTCCCAGCACACAAAGGAAGAAGCAGCAGGTCAGGTCCTCCTCCCGGTGGGCGCTTCACTGTCCAGTGCCGAACCCCCCCAGATCCAAGTGTGTGTCCACTCCAAGAGTCCTTCCACCTCCCTGCACGTGGACATGCCTTGTACCCCATCCGTGCGTTTGCACCCCGTGTGCTGGGAGCACCCACCTCTGTGGTCTGCACACACCTCTGTGCTGTGCGTGTTCACACAAAGGTGGGAATGTCCGTGTGTGCGTCTCTGCACACGCGCGTCTGCAGAccctggtgtggggggggggcggggcggggagattCCCTGTCCTGCTCTAAGTGGGGGAGGCAAGGCCAGCTATAATGAGCCCCCGCCTCCCTCTGCTCAGCCGCAGCCATGGCCTGAATTTTGCAGCCTGCTTAAAAATAATTGGGGGCAGCGGGGGGATTGGATGTCACTCATCATCAGCCGCCGGCCCGCCGGTGCTGCTGCAGCAGGCTGGGGGGCTAATGGTCGGGCACCAGTGCAGTGGGCAGGCCGGGGATCTGCTCCCCTCACAGcttgggcgggggctggggcagtgTCGGGCAGACAGCCCGGGGCAGGTGTTTGGCGGGAGTGGGGGGTCTTCCCCAGGAGACTTCCTCCCCTACTTCTGGCCCCCCTTCCCCTGAGCGCCAGCAACGGCCACATGGGCCTGTTTGTCAGGCTGGGGCTTGGCCTGGCTCGGAGTCCACCACATGGGGGCACTGGAGCAGTGAAGGCCTCAGGGTCACCGCACAGACACCCGAGATCTGGGGTTCGCCCTCTCGCCCCCACCCTCCTAAACTTCGAAGGGGGAGTCTGTCCCTGGAGGGCAGCTGTGTCTCGGGGAAAGGAGTCCCCGTGCGAATTGCCCTACACCTGTCACTCAGTCCCGGAGCTCCTGGCTTATCCTTCTGGCCTGTAGCCCGAGCCGTGAGGACGGGAAGGGGCGAGGGGCCGGGGCCCCAGGCTGGACTCGGGGCCCTGCCTGGCTGCTCGCGTGAGATCTCCGGCAGATGGCCTTCCCTCGCGGCGCCTCCTCTTTCCCCGCTCGTGTGGCACAAGCAGGCTCTGGGGGCTCATCCCTGCCTGGAGTTCTGCTGGGGGCCTGGAGGATGGAGGCTGTGGACCCATTATGGGCCGAGGAGGGAGTGGAGCTGAGCCAGCTGagacagggggcaggggcagggggaatgcggggaggtggggagggtgcacctgcacccgccccccccgcccccccgctagCTCCTGTGTGCCCTGGGCCGGCTACCCCTGCTGCCCTTCAGAGGTGGGCCTGGGGGCCAAGCGACCCGCCCACAGCAGGAGAATGTTCACACCTGTTGGGAGCCCCCCTAGAGTGCAGGTGAGGGGTGTGAGCCCCGCCCCCTTGAGCGCCTTGCAGACTAGGGAGGCCGGAGAGatacccagggggctggagcgccTTGGGCCAGGGTTTCATTCCTGCActgcactgccagctgtgcctcACCCCCTCCAGGAGGACAGACTCGAGGGGAGGGAACTAGCCCTGGGCACAGGGCCGGGGGAGGGACGGCCAGCAATGGAGACCCCGGTGGCCGAGGCGGACTTTCAGGGCTGTGGGAACAGAGCGGGAATGACAGTGAAGGCCTCCCTGTGGGGGGAGCCCGGAGCCCCGGGGATATCCCCGGGGCAGGAGCGGAAGTGGGTTTGAGAGGAGTGGTCGCGCCCATTTTGCAGTGGTCTTTCCCTCAGCAGAggcgtccccctccccccgcccccggttgGACCGCTCACAGCATTCATACGTGGCGGGGCGCTCACGTGGGCACAGCTGGGGTATGCGtcgcccctgcctggcacccggAGCCgctcctcccctgctctcccactCAGCGCAGCGAGTGAGAATGACATTGTTTGGGGAATAACCTTGAATTGCTCTGATTTATAGGAAAGCAAATCGTTGTCAAACATTGCTTCTTTGACAATTACTGCTGGGTTCGGCGTGATGCGCCTCACGGCTGATCACGACACACGGAGAGCCACGGGTTCTGGGGTGCGCAGTGTGCGGGGGGGTTGGGAGCCACGGAATCAGAAGGAAACAGGTGTTTTCCTAAGGACTCCGATTCCCGACACGGCCCGAGTCCTGTCTCTCACTTCCCTCACATGGGAGGAGACTCGGGGGTCGGGATGACTCGTGCACCCGTTTTACAGGCATGGACACTGAGGCTCTGAGAGGTGAAGTCCCATGTCTGGGACCACACTGGTGGTCTGGGGTGACAGCGCGGTCTCCCAGCAGGCTCACCGGGTGAGATTTGGAGCCCAGGCTGGCCGTAGACCTGGGGTCACTGACCACTGTCTCTCTCCACAGGGCAAGGGACATAGGAtgaccccagcctgtcccctcttACTATCTGTGATTCTGTCCCTGCGCCTGGCCGCCGCCTTCGACCCTGCCCCCAGTGCCTGCTCCGCCCTGGCCTCGGGCGTGCTCTACGGGGCCTTCTCTCTGCAGGACCTCTTTCCTACCATCGCCTCGGGCTGCTCCTGGACCCTGGAGAACCCCGACCCCACCAAGTACTCCCTCTACCTGCGCTTCAACCGCCAGGAGCAGGTGTGTGCCCACTTCGCCCCCCGCCTGCTGCCCCTGGACCACTACCTGGTCAACTTCACCTGCCTGCGGCCCAGCCCGGACGAGGCGGTGGCCCag
Coding sequences within:
- the LOC129404956 gene encoding skin secretory protein xP2-like, whose product is MRDGAERGPASRQPGCRGRQGRAAALTWAPSAAGAGAGAVGGGHGAQVCHPYGGGRAGRGAAGGSRAEGRGSRSAGRRVQKRRRGAARGGRAPGRARAPAAAFSPRRPPPPAPAPRSPAPSTARAERCLLFAGGGRSPGLGKPEPHPRPRAPSTAAAAAEPGSSGRSGRCPQRAPARVTAEAGRGACAGRAREGARAELGARSRGRRGGGRGRCAPPPVKGGAAPAEPGASSPSPSWAPGAGAGEAPVLPGPFALSPPLDPLDAVLCLGVGNVLPTVLSPPPNPLPGHGQPSANSQALAHPSHLHMSFSPFLSSNHSTDKKTKAQRGEGICPGPWPSSALHPRPTQHESSG